In the Gopherus flavomarginatus isolate rGopFla2 chromosome 6, rGopFla2.mat.asm, whole genome shotgun sequence genome, one interval contains:
- the LOC127053840 gene encoding uncharacterized protein LOC127053840 — MSPVNIMAQAGQRDIGLGRRAAKAPVFRLFVRSRWEISRRRSRRADRKREGGSLRDQHDVPQRCIEPSANSQGPRRASAKSLWLRMGLDTTEMEPEMSTYGPFYPPCSMEAGDPVSTQGPYAALGQPCWGPEGNQGQLPRAAGGPYGLWPQRKEPAHRRLDPFAQAFPNLPFGKPWVLGTQASRSQGCSLQEIMAQPPPIAPQEGYPLGSPLLLQLPGDQMEGSGPPLSYCSLPERQGQGGGGYGQQRKEPPLSCLYQENQSASYSPPEGYPGPAPPGLAGPETYAGLLGPPDWPPDAAPSLCCYQDTERYCKGLEFLPAGFAPWPGVSPGEPGSEVTAARLGHEQSPPPAGRTATPQVSGSSLASSYRGTPYWSRMHWARGPLHYTPPPMLNPLRRGTGLFAELGALLGGGRPDPLQHLDTPQINVGPAFQPALPALQDPHLAQLDPPKAELAWRPWPGLEQDAETQCQVETLLDVACSSALPGGGTNQELALHCLCQAGGNVMVALETLLLQTPVWPKCHPLASYHYTGSDVWSAHERRLFSKAFALHRKDFAQIQRAVLSKRLAQCVEFYYLHKSRLRRSHKRSGAGSETGAIVGRAGPGQPPPTPELPQDSPPGSSFPCKRCGKTFYKIKSRNAHMKIHRQQDDWGGQGGMLGPGTLPAPHAGCPPWPNTEPAEPVAEALACPGLGLLYGRDMEQLFM; from the exons ATGTCTCCAGTGAACATCATGGCTCAGGCAGGGCAGCGG gatattgggctgggaAGGCGCGCGGCGAAGGCACCTGTTTTCCGTTTGTTCGTTCGCTCGCGCTGGGAGATAAGCAGGCGTCGGAGCCGCCGTGCTGACAGGAAGCGGGAGGGGGGGTCTCTGCGGGACCAGCACGATGTGCCACAACGCTGCATTGAGCCCTCTGCAAACAGCCAGGGACCCAGGCGGGCGTCAGCCAAGAGTCTGTGG CTCCGTATGGGACTCGACACCACAGAGATGGAGCCTGAGATGAGCACCTATGGCCCCTTCTATCCCCCTTGCAGCATGGAGGCTGGGGACCCTGTCAGCACGCAGGGGCCGTATGCTGCCCTGGGCCAGCCCTGCTGGGGCCCTGAGGGGAACCAAGGCCAGCTGCCcagggcagcggggggccccTATGGGCTTTGGCCCCAGAGGAAAGAGCCAGCCCACCGCAGGCTGGACCCCTTTGCCCAAGCCTTCCCCAACCTGCCTTTTGGGAAGCCGTGGGTGCTGGGGACTCAGGCATCCAGAAGCCaaggctgcagcctgcaggagataATGGCCCAGCCGCCTCCTATTGCCCCACAGGAGGGATACCCCCTTGGCAGCCCTCTGCTGCTGCAACTCCCTGGAGACCAGATGGAGGGGTCAGGGCCTCCTCTGTCCTACTGCAGCCTCCcagagaggcaggggcagggcggaGGTGGATACGGGCAGCAGCGCAAGGAGCCCCCGCTTTCGTGTCTATACCAAGAGAACCAGTCTGCTAGCTACAGCCCTCCAGAAGGCTACCCGGGTCCTG CTCCCCCGGGGCTTGCAGGCCCTGAGACGTATGCTGGGCTCCTGGGCCCCCCTGACTGGCCTCCTGATGccgcccccagcctctgctgctacCAG GACACTGAGCGCTACTGCAAGGGGCTGGAGTTTCTCCCTGCTGGTTTTGCCCCCTGGCCAGGGGTCTCCCCTGGGGAGCCGGGTTCAGAGGTCACTGCTGCCAGGCTGGGTCATGAGCAGAGTCCCCCACCGGCAGGCCGCACTGCCACCCCCCAG gttTCTGGGAGCTCCCTGGCCTCCAGTTATCGAGGCACTCCTTATTGGAGCCGGATGCACTGGGCCAGGGGCCCCCTGCACTACACACCACCCCCTATGCTCAACCCGCTGCGCCGAGGCACAGGGCTGTTTGCTGAGCTGGGTGCCTTGCTGGGTG GCGGCAGGCCCGaccccctccagcacctggaCACCCC ACAGATAAATGTGGGCCCTGCATTCCAGCCGGCACTGCCGGCTCTGCAGGACCCACACCTGGCTCAGCTGGACCCCCCAAAGGCTGAACTGGCTTGGAGGCCctggccagggctggagcaggatgcAGAGACCCAGTGCCAAG TGGAGACACTGCTGGACGTGGCTTGCTCCAGTGCCCTCCCCGGGGGTGGCACCAACCAGGAGCTGGCACTGCACTGCCTGTGCCAGGCTGGCGGGAATGTCATG GTTGCCTTGGAAACTCTGTTGCTGCAAACCCCCGTGTGGCCCAAATGTCACCCTCTGGCCAGTTACCATTACACAG gcagTGATGTGTGGAGTGCCCACGAGCGCCGCCTCTTCTCCAAAGCCTTCGCCCTGCACAGGAAGGACTTTGCCCAGATCCAACGTGCG GTGCTCTCTAAGCGGCTGGCCCAGTGTGTGGAGTTCTATTATCTGCACAAGAGCCGGCTGCGGCGCAGTCACAAACGAAGTGGTGCCGGGTCAGAGACGGGCGCCATCGTGGGCAGGGCCGGCCCCGGGCAG cccccACCTACCCCAGAGCTTCCTCAGGACTCGCCCCCCGGCTCCAGCTTCCCCTGCAAACGTTGCGGCAA GACGTTCTACAAGATCAAGAGCAGAAATGCCCACATGAAGATCCATCGGCAGCAGGATgactggggtgggcagggggggaTGCTGGGACCTggcactctccctgcccctcatGCAGGGTGCCCTCCCTGGCCCAACACAGAGCCAGCCGAGCCCGTTGCTGAGGCCCTggcctgccctgggctggggctgctctATGGGAGGGACATGGAGCAGCTCTTCATGTGA
- the B3GAT3 gene encoding galactosylgalactosylxylosylprotein 3-beta-glucuronosyltransferase 3: MKVKLKNVFVIYFLVSVIGLMYALLQLGQPCDCSQHLRSASDLMHGKDKKISQLLSEVKRLQARGKGPELEGQALPVIYAITPTYARLVQKAELVRMSQTFLHVKNFHWIVVEDSPVKTQLVSELLAQSGLRFTHLHTETPKEQKLKESDPNWLKPRGVEQRNLALQWLRENRELSEEGVVYFADDDNTYSLRLFDEIRSTKRVSVWPVGLVGGLRFERPLVEKGRVVGFYTAWKPNRPFPMDMAGFAIALQLLLANREARFDMLAERGYLESSLLQSLVSIEELEPRADNCTKVLVWHTRSEKPKMKQEELLQKQGLGSDPSIEV, encoded by the exons ATGAAGGTGAAGCTGAAGAATGTGTTTGTCATTTACTTCCTAGTGTCGGTGATTGGGCTCATGTACGCGTTGCTGCAGCTGG GGCAGCCCTGCGACTGCTCCCAGCACCTGAGATCAGCCAGCGACCTCATGCACGGCAAGGACAAGAAGATCTCCCAGTTGCTGAGTGAGGTGAAGCGGCTGCAGGCACGAGGAAAGGGTCCAGAGCTGGAGGGACAGGCACTGCCTGTCATCTATGCCATCACACCCACCTATGCCAG GCTGGTGCAGAAGGCTGAGCTGGTGCGCATGTCACAGACCTTCCTGCACGTGAAGAACTTCCACTGGATCGTGGTAGAGGACTCCCCAGTGAAGACCCAGCTGGTGTCGGAGCTGCTGGCCCAGAGCGGCCTGCGCTTCACCCATCTGCACACGGAGACGCCCAAGGAGCAGAAGCTCAAGGAGAGTGACCCCAACTGGCTGAAGCCCCGTGGCGTGGAGCAGCGTAACCTGGCCCTGCAGTGGCTGCGGGAGAACCGGGAGCTCAGTGAGGAGGGTGTGGTCTACTTCGCCGACGACGACAACACCTACAGCCTGCGCCTCTTCGATGAG atCCGCTCCACCAAGCGTGTCTCGGTTTGGCCCGTGGGGCTCGTGGGTGGCCTGCGCTTCGAGCGCCCTCTGGTGGAGAAGGGCAGGGTGGTGGGCTTCTACACAGCCTGGAAGCCCAACCGGCCCTTCCCCATGGACATGGCCGGCTTCGCTAttgctctgcagctgctgctggccaaTCGCGAGGCCCGGTTCGACATGCTGGCTGAGCGTGGCTACCTGGAGAGCAGCCTGCTGCAGTCATTGGTCTCCATCGAAGAGCTGGAGCCTCGAGCTGACAACTGCACCAAG GTTCTGGTCTGGCACACACGGTCAGAGAAGCCCAAAATGaagcaggaggagctgctgcagaaGCAAGGCCTGGGCTCTGACCCAAGCATCGAGGTGTGA